A DNA window from Salvelinus fontinalis isolate EN_2023a chromosome 28, ASM2944872v1, whole genome shotgun sequence contains the following coding sequences:
- the LOC129826038 gene encoding uncharacterized protein LOC129826038 isoform X2, translating into MVTCGNTRESRCSCWSLTRLRTTSGNLTARPSTTSSTSVVATGASRPSTSPTSATIASIGATRPSTTSSTSMNTTGAAMEDEMEEAPLDLGPPEIIMNLMEVTTEDLVEQDVAVERNSHTRRHRRYQPPDPLNSFQQRLLQAVERDAAQPDAHKEDEETLFAMSLVPTLKRLPQQRKAAVKVKMYQLLFETEFKGTFVFLHITGSVISVATVK; encoded by the exons ATGGTTACATGCGGTAACACCAGAGAATCCAGATGCTCTTGTTGGTCTCTTACGAGACTAAG GACAACGAGTGGCAATTTGACAGCCAGACCCTCTACTACGTCATCCACAAGTGTTGTCGCCACCGGTGCATCAAGACCCTCAACGTCACCTACAAGTGCGACCATCGCCTCCATCGGTGCAACGAGACCCTCTACAACATCATCCACGAGTATGAACACCACCGGTGCAGCCATGGAAGATGAAATGGAGGAAGCACCTCTGGATCTAGGACCACCTGAGATTATTATGAACCTCATGGAAGTGACCACTGAGGACCTCGTTGAACAGGATGTGGCCGTGGAGAGAAACAGTCACACCAGGCGTCATCGGAGGTACCAGCCCCCAGATCCACTCAACTCATTTCAGCAGAGGCTCCTCCAAGCCGTCGAGAGGGATGCAGCCCAACCTGATGCTCACAAGGAGGATGAAGAGACCCTCTTTGCCATGAGCCTGGTGCCAACCCTGAAGAGGCTGCCTCAGCAAAGAAAAGCAGCAGTCAAGGTTAAAATGTATCAGCTGCTTTTCGAAACCGAGTTCAAGGGTACGTTTGTTTTTCTCCACATCACAGGTAGTGTCATAAGTGTTGCGACAGTGAAATAA
- the LOC129826038 gene encoding uncharacterized protein LOC129826038 isoform X1 — MLGNGLAYHVHVYVGVRAEDSGTGIREREGQKEKKRSGSAASGQQPWCFCHIHSFLDPFIVPRTTSGNLTARPSTTSSTSVVATGASRPSTSPTSATIASIGATRPSTTSSTSMNTTGAAMEDEMEEAPLDLGPPEIIMNLMEVTTEDLVEQDVAVERNSHTRRHRRYQPPDPLNSFQQRLLQAVERDAAQPDAHKEDEETLFAMSLVPTLKRLPQQRKAAVKVKMYQLLFETEFKEMESI, encoded by the exons ATGCTAGGTAATGGTTTGGCTTATCATGTTCATGTCTATGTAGGAGTACGTGCAGAGGATTCagggacaggtatcagagagagagaagggcagaaagagaagaagaggtctGGGTCAGCAGCTTCAGGCCAGCAGCCTTGGTGCTTCTGCCACATTCATTCTTTTCTGGATCCCTTTATTGTGCCTAGGACAACGAGTGGCAATTTGACAGCCAGACCCTCTACTACGTCATCCACAAGTGTTGTCGCCACCGGTGCATCAAGACCCTCAACGTCACCTACAAGTGCGACCATCGCCTCCATCGGTGCAACGAGACCCTCTACAACATCATCCACGAGTATGAACACCACCGGTGCAGCCATGGAAGATGAAATGGAGGAAGCACCTCTGGATCTAGGACCACCTGAGATTATTATGAACCTCATGGAAGTGACCACTGAGGACCTCGTTGAACAGGATGTGGCCGTGGAGAGAAACAGTCACACCAGGCGTCATCGGAGGTACCAGCCCCCAGATCCACTCAACTCATTTCAGCAGAGGCTCCTCCAAGCCGTCGAGAGGGATGCAGCCCAACCTGATGCTCACAAGGAGGATGAAGAGACCCTCTTTGCCATGAGCCTGGTGCCAACCCTGAAGAGGCTGCCTCAGCAAAGAAAAGCAGCAGTCAAGGTTAAAATGTATCAGCTGCTTTTCGAAACCGAGTTCAAGG AGATGGAGTCCATTTAG